In Planctomycetota bacterium, the genomic window TCCCTCAGGGGCTTGGGGATGGCATTGGTATCCTTGTCGGACCATATCCAGCACGCCTCGTCGAGCGGGTCGGGAGTTGCGGCGAGCGCCGCTGCCGCGACGAGGGCTAGCCCCACGCACATTGCCGCTGCGGTCCTCATGTTCGCGCCTCCTGAAGAGCTTGCCCGGGGTATCATAGCGGCCGAACGGGCAGGGGGCAAACGTGAATGGACGGGCCACGAGTGAGAGAATGGGGCTCGCCGTGGGAGGGGAGTGTGGGAGAGAGAGGGCCCGCTCCTGAGGGGGCGGGCGGTTTCGGATCAGGGGGCCAGGCTACTGCGTGTCAATTACGCGGAGGGCCTCTTCCATGGAGGTGACGCCCTGGAGCACCTTGGCGGCGGCATCCTGGAGCATCGTGATCATGCCTTGTTCGGCGGCCAGCCGCGCGATCTCGGCCGCGGGCGCGCGCCGGAGCACGAGGCTGCGTATCTCGTCGGTCACCACCAGCAACTCGAAGACGCCCAGGCGTCCGCGGTAGCCCTTGTGCTCGCAGGCGGGGCAGCCGCGAGGCTTGTAGGCCTGGAGGCCCTCCACGCTGGCGCCGATGGGCAGAGCGAGGCGCTCGACGGCGGCAGGCGGGAGGTCATAGGGTTCGCGGCACTTGGGGCACAGCATGCGCACCAGGCGCTGGGCCAGCACGCCCAGGAGCGACGAGGAGACAAGGAACGGCTCCACCCCCATGTCGAGCAGCCGCGGGGCGGCGCCCGGCGCGTCGTTGGTGTGCAGGGTGCTGAGCACCAGGTGGCCCGTGAGCGAGGCCTCGGTGGCGATGAGGGCCGTGTCGTGGTCACGGATCTCCCCCACCATCACGATGTTGGGGTCCTGGCGCAGCACGGAGCGCAGCGCCGTGGCGAAGGTGAGGGGCGACTTGGCGGTGGAGCCGACCTGCACCTGGGTGACCCCCGGAATCCTGCGTTCCACGGGGTCCTCGACGGTGAGGACGTTCTTCTCGGGGCTGTTGAGGCGCTCGAGCACCGAGTAGAGCGTGGTGGTCTTGCCGGAGCCGGTCGGCCCGGTGACCAGGATGAGGCCATAGGGACGGGTCACCAGGTCCTCGAAGCGGCGGAGCTGGTCCTCGGTGAAGCCGAGCTTGTGGAGGGGCACCTGCGAGGCGGCGTGCTCGGCGATGCGCATGACGAGCTTCTCGCCGTGGAGACCGGGGAGGCTCGAGACGCGCAGGTCGTAGCGCCTGCCGTTGCAGGTGAACGAGATGCGCCCGTCCTGGGGCCGTCGCTTCTCCGCAATGTCCATCGCCGCCATCACTTTGAGGCGCGCGGTGAGGGCGCGGCCGTATCGCCACGAGTGGCTCGGCGCGTCGTGCAGCACGCCGTCCACCCGGTAGCGCAC contains:
- a CDS encoding ATPase, T2SS/T4P/T4SS family — encoded protein: MSEIVRRDSRRLGETLRDFTDLSEQQIERAAQIARATGRRIGEVLESSGAITPEHKQRALGRQWGLPFVDLRDYAFSDTAVHSVPERLLKHHKVIPLQLDGSTLTLALSDPLNVRAIDEIRLTTGFAVEAKIAVEDEILRALDRYFGLPAADVAGMITTAAKEAERVEVEAPPDSQDEAEDLRLDEDEPVIVRLVSLILAAGVSKGASDIHIQPEERSLRVRYRVDGVLHDAPSHSWRYGRALTARLKVMAAMDIAEKRRPQDGRISFTCNGRRYDLRVSSLPGLHGEKLVMRIAEHAASQVPLHKLGFTEDQLRRFEDLVTRPYGLILVTGPTGSGKTTTLYSVLERLNSPEKNVLTVEDPVERRIPGVTQVQVGSTAKSPLTFATALRSVLRQDPNIVMVGEIRDHDTALIATEASLTGHLVLSTLHTNDAPGAAPRLLDMGVEPFLVSSSLLGVLAQRLVRMLCPKCREPYDLPPAAVERLALPIGASVEGLQAYKPRGCPACEHKGYRGRLGVFELLVVTDEIRSLVLRRAPAAEIARLAAEQGMITMLQDAAAKVLQGVTSMEEALRVIDTQ